A single region of the Pseudomonas granadensis genome encodes:
- a CDS encoding MBL fold metallo-hydrolase produces the protein MPAASPALIRETFAVGPLQCNCTIIGDPITKKAIVVDPGGNPDLIMARLDAHGLKVVSIIHTHAHLDHFLASGQMKEKTGATLHLHKDDQFLWDNLEMQCQMFGVPYTPVPSPDRWLSDDEELACGCGVALHTPGHTPGSMSFWFSEAKLLIAGDTLFRRGVGRTDLWGGDQATIVRSIKQRLYTLDEDATVVTGHGPDTRLGDEMRENPFVRA, from the coding sequence ATGCCTGCCGCCTCGCCAGCGCTGATCCGCGAAACCTTTGCGGTTGGCCCGCTCCAGTGCAACTGCACGATCATCGGCGACCCGATCACAAAAAAAGCCATCGTCGTCGACCCTGGCGGCAATCCCGACCTGATCATGGCGCGCCTCGATGCGCATGGCCTGAAAGTGGTCAGCATCATCCACACCCACGCACATCTCGATCACTTCCTCGCTTCGGGGCAGATGAAAGAAAAAACCGGCGCGACCCTGCATCTGCACAAGGATGACCAGTTCCTCTGGGACAACCTCGAAATGCAATGCCAGATGTTCGGCGTGCCCTACACGCCGGTGCCGTCGCCGGATCGCTGGTTGAGCGACGATGAAGAACTGGCCTGCGGTTGCGGTGTGGCGCTGCACACGCCGGGACATACGCCAGGTTCCATGAGCTTCTGGTTTTCCGAGGCTAAGCTGTTGATAGCCGGCGACACGCTGTTTCGTCGTGGTGTCGGGCGCACGGATCTGTGGGGCGGCGATCAGGCGACCATCGTGCGTTCGATCAAGCAGCGGTTGTATACGCTGGATGAGGACGCAACCGTGGTGACCGGGCATGGGCCGGATACACGCTTGGGCGACGAGATGCGTGAAAACCCGTTCGTGCGTGCCTGA
- a CDS encoding M10 family metallopeptidase produces MPRPTQSTDSTFSALTGNKAVDSLISGSQWESIRSTDKSAPTELTFSFINAGSSYFATNYSANNEYNAVFSLTANQQNAVFSALSSWSSVANIKFSQTTDDVFNVGDLRFGGYSLMDSGTVAWAYLPGSAPRSGDVWIGPETNQAVPDKGSYDYLTFLHEIGHAIGLKHPFATSVTNNTVLDASLDDVRFTVMSYNDNYSYQPTTPMLLDILAIQSLYGANNAWQAGNTTYSWANNQSVFETIWDAGGTDTIDASNQLNAVRIDLNEGAFSQIGKAFLDLKTLTAFNEGLAIAYGAKIENAVGSSNDDSLTGNALDNILNGLGGADTMVGGTGNDTYFVDNVGDTVIETSNLSNEIDTVLSYIDYTLGANVELLTLMGTGNLSGTGNALNNRITGNWGQNTLDGGAGADTLIGGGGNDTYFVDNAGDVVVETSEVGGGTDTVNSSVSYSLSANIENIVLTGSANLNANGNSSNNVMTGNSGNNVLNGGAGVDTLIGGAGDDTYYLDQSAELGLIQENGGEGNDTLRIYYNATASTNTVNLNQGNLTDVENVWLMGSGNYTVQGNSLANYLLGGAGNDNLQGGAGDDRLDGAAGADTLAGGTGDDIYVIDNAGDVVVEGSGEGRDRVLSNIGYTLTANVEDGQLLGNGDPYLVGNSEDNTLIGNAGSNIINGQAGADTMDGGAGNDTYFVDNVGDVIIENGASLTEIDTVLSSLANYTLGANLENLTLRFADNINGTGNALNNVMTGNTGDNILDGGAGADTLIGGLGNDTYVVDNASDVIVESSASMTEIDTVRSSINYSLGANLENIVLTGSANIYANGNTLNNVLTGNSGNNVLNGGAGLDTMIGGNGDDTYYLDQSGELSLIQENASEGSDTLRIYYNSTPLTSVVNLSLSNLANVENVWLMGTGGYTVQGNNLNNYLLGSASADTLQGGNGDDRLDGAAGADTLIGGSGDDTYVIDNAGDQVVELGNEGRDRVLTNIGYTLTGNVEDGLLLGTSDLYLVGNGLDNVLTGNAGSNIINGQEGADTMDGGAGNDTYFVDNVGDVIIENGTSLSEIDTVLSSMSNYTLGTNLENLTLRFADNINGTGNALNNVITGNAGNNILDGGAGADTLIGGLGNDTYVIDNVGDVIVESSASMTEIDTVRSSINYSLGANLENVVLTGSANIYANGNTLNNVLTGNSGNNVLNGGAGLDTMIGGAGDDTYYLDQSGELSLIQENASEGTDILRIYYNATASNNTINLNPGNLSHVENVWLMGTGNYIVQGNGQDNYLLGGAGNDTLQGGAGNDRLDGAVGADTLAGGTGDDTYVIDNAGDLIIEGPGEGHDRVLSNIGYTLTANVEDGLLLGASDLYLVGNGLNNVLTGNAGSNIINGQEGADTMDGGAGNDTYFVDNVGDVIIENGTSLTEIDTVLSSMSNYTLGTNLENLTLRFADNINGTGNALKNVITGNAGNNILDGGAGADTLIGGLGNDTYVIDNVGDVIVESSTLINEIDTVRSSFNYSLGANLENVVLTGSANIYANGNTLNNVLTGNSGNNVLNGGAGLDTMIGGAGDDTYYLDQSGELSLIQENASEGTDILRIYYNATASNNTINLNPGNLSHVENVWLMGTGNYVVQGNGQDNYLLGGAGNDTLQGGAGNDRLDGAVGADTLAGGTGDDTYVIDNAGDLIIEGPGEGHDRVLSNIGYTLTANVEDGLLLGASDLYLVGNGLNNVLTGNAGSNIINGQEGADTMDGGAGNDTYFVDNVGDVIIENGTSLTEIDTVLSSMSNYTLGTNLENLTLRFADNINGTGNALNNVITGNAGNNILDGGAGADTLIGGLGNDTYVIDNVGDVIVESSTLINEIDTVHSSINYTLGANLENLQLTGSTNLLGYGNELNNVLTGNDGNNVLNGGAGNDTLIGGRGVDMLTGGSGADTFAFTDISEVGKGAERDVIYDFNSLQGDKIDFSAFDANLGTAGLDAFTFIGAGDFTGAGQLRFVDQVLSGNVSGNAGADFEIHLVGVNAFSEQNLVA; encoded by the coding sequence ATGCCTCGCCCGACTCAATCGACTGACAGCACTTTCTCCGCATTGACTGGAAACAAAGCCGTAGACAGCTTGATCTCGGGCTCTCAGTGGGAAAGCATCCGATCGACCGATAAAAGCGCGCCGACCGAGCTGACTTTCAGTTTCATCAACGCGGGGTCGTCATATTTTGCGACTAATTACAGTGCCAACAACGAATACAACGCGGTTTTTTCCCTCACCGCCAATCAGCAAAACGCCGTCTTCAGCGCCCTGAGCTCGTGGAGTTCGGTGGCGAATATCAAATTCAGCCAGACCACCGACGATGTGTTCAATGTCGGCGATCTGCGCTTCGGCGGCTATTCACTGATGGACAGCGGCACCGTGGCCTGGGCTTATCTGCCCGGCAGTGCGCCAAGGTCCGGCGACGTCTGGATCGGCCCCGAGACCAATCAGGCAGTACCGGATAAAGGGTCCTACGATTACCTGACCTTCCTGCACGAAATCGGCCATGCCATCGGTCTCAAGCACCCGTTCGCCACCAGTGTGACCAATAACACGGTGCTGGATGCTTCGCTGGACGATGTGCGTTTTACCGTGATGAGCTACAACGACAATTACTCGTACCAGCCCACGACGCCAATGCTGCTGGACATCCTTGCCATCCAGAGCCTGTATGGTGCCAACAACGCCTGGCAGGCCGGTAACACCACCTACTCGTGGGCGAACAATCAGTCGGTTTTCGAAACCATCTGGGACGCTGGCGGCACTGACACCATTGATGCGTCCAATCAGCTGAATGCCGTGCGTATCGATTTGAATGAAGGCGCCTTCAGTCAGATCGGCAAAGCGTTTCTCGACCTCAAGACGTTGACTGCATTCAATGAAGGCCTGGCCATCGCCTACGGCGCGAAGATCGAAAACGCCGTCGGCAGCAGCAATGACGACAGCCTCACCGGCAACGCTCTGGACAATATCCTCAACGGCCTCGGTGGCGCCGACACAATGGTCGGCGGCACCGGCAATGACACCTATTTCGTCGACAATGTCGGCGACACCGTTATCGAGACCAGCAACCTGTCGAATGAAATCGACACGGTGCTCAGCTACATCGATTACACACTGGGGGCCAATGTCGAACTGCTGACCTTGATGGGCACCGGCAACCTCAGCGGTACCGGTAACGCGCTGAACAACCGCATCACCGGTAACTGGGGGCAAAACACGCTCGATGGCGGTGCCGGCGCGGACACGCTGATCGGTGGCGGCGGCAACGACACATACTTCGTCGACAACGCTGGCGATGTCGTCGTTGAAACCAGCGAAGTGGGTGGCGGCACTGACACTGTCAATTCCTCCGTCAGCTACAGCCTGAGTGCCAACATCGAAAACATAGTGTTGACCGGGTCCGCCAACCTGAATGCCAACGGCAACAGCAGCAACAACGTGATGACCGGCAACAGCGGCAACAACGTACTCAATGGCGGCGCGGGTGTGGACACCCTGATCGGTGGCGCTGGCGATGACACTTACTATCTGGACCAGTCAGCCGAACTCGGGCTGATTCAGGAAAACGGCGGCGAGGGTAATGACACCCTGCGTATCTATTACAACGCCACGGCCTCGACCAATACGGTCAACCTCAATCAAGGCAACCTCACTGACGTTGAAAACGTCTGGTTGATGGGTTCCGGCAACTACACCGTGCAAGGCAACAGTCTGGCCAACTACCTCCTCGGCGGCGCTGGCAATGACAACCTGCAGGGCGGGGCCGGCGATGACCGGCTGGATGGCGCAGCGGGTGCCGACACGCTGGCAGGCGGCACAGGTGACGACATCTATGTGATCGATAACGCCGGTGACGTTGTCGTCGAAGGCAGCGGCGAAGGCCGTGATCGCGTACTGAGCAATATCGGTTACACCCTCACCGCCAACGTCGAAGACGGACAATTGCTGGGCAACGGCGATCCGTATCTGGTCGGCAACAGCGAGGACAACACTCTGATCGGCAATGCCGGCAGCAACATCATCAATGGCCAGGCAGGCGCCGACACCATGGACGGTGGTGCCGGCAACGACACTTATTTCGTCGACAACGTGGGCGACGTCATCATCGAAAACGGCGCCTCGCTGACCGAGATCGACACGGTGCTGTCCTCCCTCGCCAACTACACGCTCGGCGCCAACCTGGAAAATCTCACCCTGCGTTTTGCCGACAATATCAACGGCACCGGTAACGCGCTGAACAACGTGATGACTGGCAACACAGGCGATAACATTCTCGACGGCGGCGCCGGTGCCGACACGCTGATCGGTGGCCTGGGCAACGATACCTACGTGGTCGATAACGCCAGCGACGTGATAGTCGAAAGCAGCGCATCGATGACCGAGATCGACACCGTGCGCTCTTCGATCAACTACAGCCTGGGCGCCAACCTGGAAAATATCGTGCTGACCGGCTCGGCCAATATCTATGCCAACGGCAATACCCTGAACAACGTCTTGACCGGCAACAGCGGCAATAACGTGCTCAACGGTGGCGCGGGCCTGGACACCATGATCGGCGGCAATGGCGACGACACCTATTACCTCGACCAGAGCGGCGAACTCTCGCTTATCCAGGAAAACGCCAGCGAAGGCAGCGATACCCTGCGCATCTATTACAACTCCACGCCGCTGACCAGCGTGGTCAACCTGAGCCTGAGCAATCTGGCCAACGTCGAGAACGTCTGGCTGATGGGCACTGGTGGCTACACGGTGCAGGGTAACAACCTGAACAACTATCTGCTCGGCAGCGCGTCGGCGGATACCTTGCAAGGCGGTAACGGCGATGACCGCCTGGACGGCGCCGCCGGGGCGGACACCTTGATCGGCGGCAGCGGTGACGATACCTACGTCATCGACAACGCAGGCGACCAGGTAGTGGAGCTGGGTAACGAAGGCCGTGATCGCGTCCTCACCAACATCGGCTACACGCTGACCGGCAACGTCGAAGACGGCCTGTTGCTGGGTACCAGCGACCTGTATCTGGTGGGCAACGGTCTGGACAACGTCCTGACCGGCAATGCCGGCAGCAACATCATCAACGGCCAGGAAGGCGCCGACACCATGGACGGCGGTGCGGGCAACGATACCTATTTCGTCGACAACGTCGGCGACGTGATCATCGAAAACGGCACCTCGCTGAGCGAGATCGACACCGTGCTGTCGTCGATGTCCAATTACACGCTCGGTACCAATCTTGAAAATCTGACGCTGCGCTTCGCCGACAATATCAACGGCACCGGCAACGCGCTGAATAACGTCATCACTGGCAACGCCGGCAATAACATTCTGGATGGCGGTGCGGGTGCCGACACCCTGATCGGCGGTCTGGGCAACGACACCTATGTGATCGATAACGTCGGCGACGTGATAGTCGAAAGCAGCGCATCGATGACCGAGATCGACACCGTGCGCTCTTCGATCAACTACAGCCTGGGCGCCAATCTGGAAAACGTCGTGTTGACCGGCTCGGCCAATATCTATGCCAACGGCAATACCCTGAACAACGTCTTGACCGGCAACAGCGGCAATAACGTGCTCAACGGCGGCGCGGGGCTGGACACCATGATCGGTGGCGCCGGTGACGACACCTATTACCTCGACCAGTCAGGTGAGTTGTCGCTGATTCAGGAAAATGCCAGCGAAGGCACTGATATCTTGCGTATCTACTACAACGCTACTGCTTCCAATAACACGATCAACCTCAACCCGGGCAACCTCAGCCACGTCGAAAACGTGTGGCTGATGGGTACCGGTAACTACATCGTGCAAGGCAACGGCCAGGACAACTATCTGCTCGGCGGCGCTGGCAACGACACGCTGCAGGGTGGTGCCGGTAACGACCGTCTGGATGGCGCGGTTGGCGCGGACACACTGGCCGGCGGTACAGGCGATGATACTTACGTGATCGATAACGCCGGTGACCTGATCATCGAAGGCCCCGGCGAAGGCCACGACCGCGTGCTGAGCAATATCGGCTATACCCTGACCGCTAACGTCGAAGACGGCCTGTTGCTGGGCGCCAGCGACCTGTATCTGGTGGGCAACGGTCTGAACAACGTTCTGACCGGCAATGCCGGCAGCAACATCATCAACGGCCAGGAAGGCGCCGACACCATGGACGGCGGTGCGGGCAACGATACCTATTTCGTCGACAACGTCGGCGACGTGATCATCGAAAACGGCACCTCGCTGACCGAGATCGACACCGTGCTGTCGTCTATGTCCAACTACACGCTCGGTACCAATCTGGAAAATCTGACGCTGCGCTTCGCCGACAATATCAACGGCACCGGCAACGCGCTGAAGAACGTCATCACTGGCAACGCCGGCAATAACATTCTGGATGGCGGTGCGGGTGCCGACACCCTGATCGGCGGTCTGGGCAACGACACCTATGTGATCGATAACGTCGGCGACGTGATTGTCGAAAGCAGCACCCTGATCAATGAGATCGATACCGTTCGCTCCTCGTTCAACTACAGCCTGGGCGCCAATCTGGAAAACGTCGTGTTGACCGGCTCGGCCAATATCTATGCCAACGGCAATACCCTGAACAACGTCTTGACCGGCAACAGCGGCAATAACGTGCTCAACGGCGGCGCGGGGCTGGACACCATGATCGGTGGCGCCGGTGACGACACCTATTATCTCGACCAGTCAGGTGAGTTGTCGCTGATTCAGGAAAATGCCAGCGAAGGCACTGATATCTTGCGTATCTACTACAACGCTACTGCTTCCAATAACACGATCAACCTCAACCCGGGCAACCTCAGCCACGTCGAAAACGTGTGGCTGATGGGTACCGGTAACTACGTCGTGCAAGGCAACGGCCAGGACAACTATCTGCTCGGCGGCGCTGGCAACGATACGCTGCAGGGTGGTGCCGGTAACGACCGTCTGGATGGCGCGGTTGGCGCGGACACACTGGCCGGCGGTACAGGCGATGATACTTACGTGATCGATAACGCCGGTGACCTGATCATCGAAGGCCCCGGCGAAGGCCACGACCGCGTGCTGAGCAATATCGGCTATACCCTGACCGCTAACGTCGAAGACGGCCTGTTGCTGGGCGCCAGCGACCTGTATCTGGTGGGCAACGGTCTGAACAACGTTCTGACCGGCAATGCCGGCAGCAACATCATCAACGGCCAGGAAGGCGCCGACACCATGGACGGCGGTGCGGGCAACGATACCTATTTCGTCGACAACGTCGGCGACGTGATCATCGAAAACGGCACCTCGCTGACCGAGATCGACACCGTGCTGTCGTCTATGTCCAACTACACGCTCGGTACCAATCTGGAAAATCTGACGCTGCGCTTCGCCGACAATATCAACGGCACCGGCAACGCGCTTAATAACGTCATCACTGGCAACGCCGGCAACAACATTCTGGATGGCGGTGCGGGTGCCGACACCCTGATCGGCGGTCTGGGCAACGACACCTATGTGATCGATAACGTCGGCGACGTGATTGTCGAAAGCAGCACCCTGATCAATGAGATCGATACGGTTCATTCCTCGATCAATTACACCCTGGGCGCCAACCTGGAAAACCTGCAACTGACGGGCAGCACCAACCTGCTGGGCTATGGCAACGAACTCAATAACGTCCTCACTGGCAACGATGGCAACAACGTGCTCAATGGCGGCGCCGGCAACGACACATTGATCGGTGGTCGCGGCGTTGACATGCTCACTGGTGGCAGCGGGGCCGATACCTTTGCGTTCACCGACATCAGCGAAGTGGGCAAAGGCGCCGAGCGCGACGTCATTTATGACTTCAACAGCCTGCAGGGTGACAAGATTGATTTCTCGGCGTTCGACGCCAATCTGGGCACTGCCGGCCTCGACGCCTTCACCTTTATCGGTGCGGGCGACTTCACCGGTGCCGGGCAATTGCGCTTTGTCGATCAGGTGCTGTCAGGCAATGTCTCCGGTAATGCCGGCGCTGACTTCGAGATTCATCTGGTCGGTGTGAACGCTTTCTCCGAGCAGAACCTTGTGGCTTGA